The Aminithiophilus ramosus genome contains a region encoding:
- a CDS encoding DUF2335 domain-containing protein: protein MPSNRSRSLLQAKTTRIVRTEAYEGPLPSPEILARYNEVCPGAAERILVMAENQARHRQGLEAEVIRSRTRDSRCGIFCGLAIGISSIVCGTAAVIWGHSWAGTFIGTGGVAGLVGVFIHGTNSSRAEREAKASQN from the coding sequence ATGCCCTCTAACCGCTCCCGATCCCTTCTCCAGGCAAAAACCACTCGCATCGTACGCACCGAGGCCTATGAAGGGCCTCTTCCGTCGCCCGAAATTCTCGCTCGCTACAATGAAGTATGCCCGGGAGCAGCGGAGAGAATCCTGGTCATGGCGGAGAACCAAGCCCGACACCGGCAGGGACTGGAGGCGGAGGTTATCCGTTCGCGAACCAGAGACAGCCGGTGCGGAATTTTCTGTGGCCTTGCCATCGGCATCAGCAGCATCGTCTGTGGCACAGCTGCCGTGATCTGGGGCCATTCCTGGGCCGGGACCTTTATTGGCACCGGCGGAGTGGCGGGTCTTGTCGGTGTCTTCATCCACGGAACAAATTCCAGCCGCGCCGAGCGCGAAGCAAAAGCTTCCCAAAACTGA
- a CDS encoding NYN domain-containing protein: MQEPQTKRLHVFFDCQNLFHACRKAWDYDCPNFDPLKLSRFLSKMHPDWTLKKVHVYTGIHDSKVNPRLHSFWTNKLALLNQSPQVEIITRPLRYTSCDGIKVAREKGIDVRIALDLVRLARTNEFDVAALFSQDNDFREVSDEIRAIAREFDRWIKIASAFPGVPNAKGIDRTDWIPVPKEDYDRCIDPNDYSAP; this comes from the coding sequence GTGCAGGAGCCGCAGACCAAACGCCTTCACGTCTTCTTCGATTGCCAGAACCTCTTTCATGCCTGCCGAAAAGCCTGGGACTACGATTGCCCCAACTTCGATCCGCTCAAACTTTCCCGATTCCTCTCCAAAATGCATCCCGATTGGACACTGAAGAAGGTTCACGTTTACACGGGCATTCATGATTCGAAGGTCAATCCCAGACTTCACTCGTTTTGGACCAACAAGTTGGCGCTCCTGAACCAATCCCCCCAAGTAGAGATCATCACCCGTCCCCTGAGATACACTTCATGCGATGGAATAAAAGTGGCTCGCGAAAAAGGCATTGATGTGCGTATCGCCTTGGACCTCGTTCGCCTGGCTCGTACCAATGAGTTCGACGTGGCGGCCCTCTTCAGCCAGGACAACGATTTCCGCGAAGTCTCCGACGAAATCCGCGCCATAGCCAGGGAGTTCGACCGCTGGATCAAGATCGCCTCCGCATTCCCCGGTGTTCCGAATGCGAAAGGGATCGACCGCACGGACTGGATCCCCGTCCCGAAGGAAGACTACGACCGCTGCA
- a CDS encoding helix-turn-helix domain-containing protein has product MITGEEIRRLRKEKKWTQQDLANEVGVAKTTVLDWEKNRYSPEGKNVNNLARALNVSIAYLMGETDEPRPVSPAAGPPQKPASGDFNPTGLQEKLLEFLAAVHDRGKTSPDFLDLIRQVNALSEDEKQLLLLWRSLSPEKQETALRLLKAL; this is encoded by the coding sequence ATGATCACCGGCGAAGAAATCCGGCGGTTACGCAAGGAGAAGAAATGGACACAGCAGGACTTGGCCAATGAGGTCGGCGTTGCAAAAACCACCGTTCTGGACTGGGAGAAAAACCGATATTCCCCAGAGGGCAAGAACGTGAACAATTTGGCCCGCGCCCTCAACGTCTCCATCGCCTACCTCATGGGCGAGACCGACGAGCCCCGGCCCGTCTCCCCTGCCGCCGGGCCACCCCAAAAACCGGCCTCCGGAGACTTCAACCCGACCGGGCTTCAGGAGAAGCTGCTCGAATTTCTGGCCGCCGTTCACGACAGAGGCAAAACCTCACCTGATTTTCTGGATCTCATCCGCCAGGTGAATGCTCTGAGCGAAGACGAAAAGCAGCTCCTGCTCCTCTGGCGCTCCCTGTCCCCGGAAAAACAGGAAACGGCGCTGCGCCTGCTGAAGGCCCTGTGA